In Gimesia benthica, a single window of DNA contains:
- a CDS encoding 2-oxoacid:ferredoxin oxidoreductase subunit beta, with translation MSVDTSLPVLSPKDFASDQEIRWCPRCGDYSILAQMKKVLPTLGIPKEKFVFVSGIGCSSRFPYYMDTYGMHSIHGRAPAVATGVKLANPDLQVWVITGDGDSLSIGGNHFMHVLRRNVDVKVILFNNQIYGLTKGQYSPTSPTGTKTKSTPFGSVDRPLNPLSVAIGARATFAARSVDVDIKHLCNVLERAANHKGTAFVEVYQDCNVFNSGAFAFASKKGEKEENVIYLEHGKPLIFGKDRDKGIRLNSHDQPEVVELGKGITEDDLLFHDEKSEDMNLAFLLASMRYPEMPEPMGVFRCVEHPTYNEAVYDQVKSATERNGEGNLEALFNTGDTWTV, from the coding sequence ATGAGTGTAGACACCTCGCTACCTGTCCTCTCGCCAAAAGATTTTGCCAGTGACCAGGAAATCCGCTGGTGCCCCCGCTGCGGCGACTATTCCATTCTCGCCCAGATGAAAAAAGTTCTGCCCACCCTGGGAATTCCCAAGGAAAAATTTGTATTCGTGTCCGGTATCGGCTGCTCCAGCCGGTTCCCGTACTACATGGATACCTACGGCATGCACAGTATTCACGGTCGTGCACCGGCAGTCGCGACAGGCGTAAAACTCGCCAACCCCGATCTGCAGGTCTGGGTGATTACCGGTGATGGCGATTCGCTCTCCATCGGCGGGAACCACTTCATGCACGTCCTGCGGCGGAATGTGGATGTCAAAGTTATTCTGTTCAACAACCAGATTTATGGTCTGACCAAAGGACAATACTCACCGACCAGCCCCACGGGTACTAAAACTAAAAGTACGCCGTTCGGTTCGGTGGACCGTCCGCTGAACCCGCTGTCCGTCGCCATCGGCGCACGTGCTACCTTCGCAGCCCGCTCGGTCGATGTCGATATCAAGCACCTCTGTAACGTGCTCGAACGGGCTGCCAACCACAAGGGAACCGCCTTCGTCGAGGTCTACCAGGACTGTAACGTCTTCAACAGCGGTGCCTTTGCATTTGCCTCGAAGAAGGGCGAAAAGGAAGAAAACGTTATTTACCTCGAACACGGCAAGCCGCTGATTTTCGGTAAAGATCGTGACAAAGGGATTCGGCTCAACAGCCATGATCAGCCCGAAGTCGTCGAACTGGGTAAAGGCATTACCGAAGACGATCTGCTGTTCCACGACGAAAAATCGGAAGACATGAATCTCGCATTCCTGCTGGCCAGCATGCGATATCCGGAAATGCCCGAACCCATGGGCGTCTTCCGTTGTGTCGAACATCCGACCTATAACGAAGCCGTCTACGATCAGGTTAAATCCGCTACTGAACGTAACGGAGAAGGAAACCTGGAAGCCCTGTTCAATACCGGGGATACCTGGACCGTGTAA
- the dcd gene encoding dCTP deaminase encodes MILTGKEIEKRLGTDIVIEPYNAKYLNPNSYNLCLHNELMVYEEIVLDMARPNRLGKYVIPEEGMVLYPGQLYLGRTVERTETHNLAPLLEGRSSIGRLGISVHATAGVGDIGFCGYWTLEITVAQPVRIYAGIPICQIIYHTVEGEIVEYNSDKYQNNKGIQPSLLFKELNPNENRQMRLSFGEEKTSD; translated from the coding sequence ATGATCCTGACCGGGAAAGAAATCGAAAAACGCCTGGGAACTGATATTGTCATTGAGCCGTATAATGCAAAGTATCTGAATCCCAACAGCTATAACCTCTGTCTCCACAATGAGTTGATGGTCTACGAGGAAATCGTGCTGGACATGGCCCGTCCGAACCGGCTGGGGAAATATGTCATCCCGGAAGAAGGGATGGTTCTTTACCCCGGGCAACTCTATCTGGGACGAACCGTCGAACGGACTGAAACTCACAACCTGGCCCCTCTGCTGGAGGGCCGCTCTTCCATCGGACGACTGGGAATTTCTGTTCACGCCACCGCCGGGGTAGGCGACATCGGATTCTGTGGCTACTGGACTCTGGAAATTACCGTGGCTCAGCCGGTCCGTATTTATGCAGGCATTCCGATCTGCCAGATTATTTACCACACAGTGGAAGGCGAGATCGTCGAATACAACAGTGACAAGTACCAGAACAACAAAGGCATTCAACCCAGCCTGCTGTTCAAAGAGCTGAATCCCAACGAGAATCGCCAGATGCGACTCTCTTTCGGCGAAGAGAAAACGTCGGACTAG
- the nth gene encoding endonuclease III, protein MSGSSYADSLDDKKKHARKIARGLARLFPEPECALIHDSPFQLLVATILSAQCTDERVNATTPTLFKKYPTAAKLATSKQADVEKIVYPLGFFRAKATNIRKMAQALMDDHEGEVPKTLKELVALPGVGRKTANVVLGTAFDIPSGVVVDTHVKRICNLFGLTTSKNPEIIERDLMEVLPKKEWIAFSHRVILHGRATCVARKPRCRECALLKICPRIGLKPLDQ, encoded by the coding sequence GTGTCAGGTTCCAGTTATGCCGACTCACTTGATGATAAAAAGAAACATGCCCGCAAAATCGCGCGCGGACTGGCTCGCCTGTTCCCTGAACCCGAGTGTGCCCTGATTCACGATTCACCGTTTCAACTGCTGGTCGCCACGATCCTCTCAGCACAGTGCACCGACGAACGCGTGAATGCCACGACGCCGACCTTGTTCAAAAAATATCCCACGGCTGCGAAACTTGCGACCAGCAAGCAGGCTGATGTAGAAAAGATCGTGTACCCGCTGGGCTTTTTCCGCGCGAAAGCGACAAACATCCGCAAGATGGCCCAGGCTTTGATGGACGATCACGAGGGGGAAGTCCCGAAGACGCTCAAAGAACTGGTCGCACTGCCCGGCGTCGGCCGCAAGACCGCCAACGTGGTTCTGGGAACGGCCTTTGATATTCCCAGCGGCGTGGTCGTTGATACGCATGTGAAACGGATCTGTAATCTCTTCGGACTGACGACAAGCAAGAACCCGGAGATCATCGAGCGGGATCTGATGGAGGTCCTGCCGAAGAAGGAATGGATCGCCTTTTCGCATCGGGTCATTTTGCACGGTCGGGCAACCTGTGTCGCCCGCAAGCCGCGCTGCCGGGAATGTGCTCTGCTGAAAATCTGTCCGCGGATCGGTTTAAAACCCCTCGACCAGTAA
- a CDS encoding LON peptidase substrate-binding domain-containing protein, which produces MVSDSEMIEQRLEASAGVVPVLSLENTVLLPHSLQLLRITAPLDCQLVSDVLASGSLIAIDSQQVCSRTGSILSIGTDIRPVCLASIVSPAQLEAGHYSLLVQGHCRARSVTLLNTDTPYRTALLDLKPDYYPEEPVIHREHRQLELIEHFSRIFTDHISEPTYFHQLHRDIELGILCDTLAGSLPLESPLQQLILAEQDVDQRSDLLLSFLKSIVRQQQRDPAAAIPSNGFSLN; this is translated from the coding sequence ATGGTATCTGATTCGGAAATGATTGAGCAGCGGCTGGAAGCCAGCGCAGGTGTTGTACCGGTTTTGAGTCTGGAGAACACGGTTCTGCTGCCCCACTCGCTGCAGTTATTGAGAATCACTGCCCCCCTCGATTGCCAACTCGTCTCGGATGTGCTCGCTTCCGGATCTCTCATCGCCATCGATTCGCAACAGGTCTGCTCCCGTACCGGATCAATTCTCTCTATCGGAACAGACATTCGTCCCGTCTGTCTGGCTTCGATCGTTTCACCAGCTCAGCTGGAAGCGGGGCACTATTCGCTGCTGGTTCAGGGGCATTGTCGAGCGCGTTCCGTCACGCTGCTCAATACGGATACGCCTTATCGCACCGCGCTGTTGGATCTCAAACCCGATTACTATCCCGAGGAACCGGTGATTCACCGGGAGCATCGTCAACTGGAACTGATCGAACATTTCTCGCGGATCTTTACCGATCACATTTCTGAACCCACATACTTTCATCAACTGCATCGCGATATTGAGCTGGGCATTCTCTGTGACACGCTCGCTGGCTCGCTGCCGCTCGAATCTCCACTGCAGCAACTGATCCTGGCAGAACAGGATGTCGATCAGCGGAGCGATTTACTGCTGAGTTTTCTGAAGAGCATTGTTCGCCAGCAGCAGCGCGATCCCGCCGCCGCGATCCCTTCCAACGGATTCAGCTTGAACTGA
- a CDS encoding sulfatase family protein, whose protein sequence is MKLRFTNFWQVICVCLLLAGLLTNQIQAAENSRPNILFCIADDASYPHMGAYGCSWVKTPAFDRVAREGLLFTNAYTPNAKCAPSRACILTGRNSWQLKEAGNHMAFFPPEFKTYVEALAEHGYVVGKTAKGWAPGVAVDAQGKRRNLAGPAFNSKKLKPPATGISSIDYAGNFGEFLQTCPEQKSWCFWYGGFEPHRRYEYGSGAKNAGKKIADIDRVPAYWPDNEVIRNDMLDYAYEIEHFDQHLGRMLKMLEERGELDNTLIVVTADNGMPFPRIKGQEYELSNHLPLAIMWPDGIKAPGRVIKDYVSFIDFAPTFIEVAGLKWNQTGMQPATGQSLTDIFQSTKSGQVNPDRDHVLIGKERHDIGRPHDQGYPIRGIVKGGMLYLHNYETGRWPAGNPETGYLNCDGSPTKTVILDLRRDGSQQQFWELAFGKRPSEELFAIDSDQECMTNLAETLEYQKVKQALKQQLEAELKAQQDPRMTGKGGVFEAYQYSDPRTRNFYERYMGGEPLKAGWVNKTDFEAAPLD, encoded by the coding sequence ATGAAATTGCGCTTCACAAACTTCTGGCAGGTGATCTGTGTCTGTCTGCTGCTCGCTGGGTTACTGACCAACCAGATACAGGCTGCCGAGAACAGTCGCCCCAATATTCTGTTCTGTATCGCCGATGACGCCTCTTATCCGCACATGGGCGCGTATGGTTGTTCCTGGGTCAAGACGCCCGCCTTCGACCGGGTGGCTCGCGAAGGTCTGCTCTTTACGAACGCATATACGCCGAATGCCAAGTGTGCTCCTTCGCGTGCCTGCATCCTGACTGGACGCAATTCCTGGCAACTCAAAGAGGCCGGCAATCACATGGCGTTCTTTCCGCCGGAATTCAAAACTTATGTTGAAGCCCTGGCAGAGCACGGCTATGTCGTCGGTAAAACAGCGAAAGGCTGGGCACCAGGTGTCGCCGTCGATGCACAAGGCAAACGCCGAAACCTGGCCGGTCCCGCCTTTAACAGCAAAAAACTCAAACCGCCTGCTACAGGCATTTCGTCCATCGACTATGCCGGGAACTTCGGTGAATTTCTCCAGACCTGTCCCGAACAGAAATCCTGGTGTTTCTGGTACGGCGGTTTCGAACCGCATCGACGTTATGAATACGGCTCGGGGGCGAAGAACGCCGGCAAGAAAATTGCAGACATCGATCGCGTTCCCGCTTACTGGCCCGATAACGAAGTCATTCGCAACGACATGCTCGACTATGCGTACGAAATCGAACACTTCGATCAGCACCTGGGGCGCATGTTGAAAATGCTGGAAGAGCGGGGTGAACTGGACAATACCCTGATCGTGGTGACTGCGGATAACGGAATGCCTTTTCCTCGCATCAAGGGACAGGAATACGAACTCTCCAACCATCTTCCCCTGGCCATCATGTGGCCGGATGGCATTAAAGCCCCGGGACGCGTCATCAAGGATTACGTGAGTTTCATCGACTTCGCGCCCACGTTCATCGAAGTTGCCGGGCTCAAATGGAACCAGACCGGAATGCAGCCTGCAACCGGTCAGAGCCTGACCGATATTTTTCAGTCTACCAAATCGGGGCAGGTCAATCCGGACCGCGACCATGTTCTCATCGGCAAAGAACGCCACGATATCGGCCGCCCTCATGATCAGGGATACCCGATCCGTGGTATCGTCAAAGGGGGGATGCTTTACCTGCACAATTACGAAACAGGACGCTGGCCCGCCGGCAATCCCGAGACCGGTTACCTGAATTGTGATGGCAGCCCGACGAAGACAGTCATCCTGGATCTCCGTCGCGACGGCAGTCAACAGCAGTTCTGGGAGCTTGCGTTCGGGAAACGGCCGTCCGAAGAACTGTTCGCGATCGACAGCGATCAGGAGTGTATGACGAACCTGGCAGAAACGCTGGAATATCAGAAAGTCAAACAGGCCCTGAAACAACAGCTGGAAGCAGAACTCAAAGCGCAACAGGATCCGCGGATGACAGGCAAGGGGGGCGTCTTCGAAGCTTATCAGTATTCCGATCCCCGCACGCGGAATTTCTACGAACGTTACATGGGGGGAGAACCGCTCAAAGCGGGCTGGGTTAACAAGACGGACTTTGAAGCTGCTCCGCTCGACTGA
- a CDS encoding anti-sigma factor, which produces MVQNSPVLFPLGRSMTESSFTDQELLSYLDESLSTDLMSQIEAALRQSDRLRVRLAELARQRDEGVHSVGEIWRRNRLSCPTRSQLGGYLLETLPPEFQSFVEFHLQQTGCRYCNANLEDLKAGLSNLSADSQRRREKYFQSSAGYFSSQQDDE; this is translated from the coding sequence GTGGTTCAGAATTCTCCCGTACTCTTCCCCCTGGGACGCAGCATGACTGAAAGCAGCTTCACCGATCAGGAACTACTGTCATATCTGGATGAAAGTCTGTCGACAGACCTGATGTCTCAGATCGAGGCGGCACTCCGTCAATCAGACCGATTACGGGTCCGGCTGGCGGAACTTGCGCGACAGCGCGACGAAGGAGTGCATTCTGTCGGCGAGATCTGGAGACGGAACCGTTTGAGCTGCCCGACCCGGAGTCAACTGGGGGGCTATCTACTGGAAACCCTGCCGCCGGAATTCCAGAGTTTCGTTGAATTCCATCTGCAACAGACCGGTTGTCGCTACTGCAATGCGAACCTGGAAGATCTGAAAGCGGGTCTCTCGAATCTGTCTGCCGACTCCCAGCGCCGACGTGAGAAGTACTTTCAGTCCTCGGCCGGCTACTTCAGTTCCCAACAGGATGACGAATAA
- a CDS encoding transketolase, with translation MAAQANALSMEELKEKGKVLRRLIIKMTTEAGSGHPSSSLSAVEVVNALWFGGFMKYDPQNPTWEARDRFILSKGHAVPVLYAAMAEAGYFSTDDVMTLRKLGSPFEGHPNMKRLPGIEASTGSLGQGLSLGIGQALGARLNKNGANVFVVIGDGEMGEGQVWEALAAAEKYKLGNLTAIIDQNGYQQTGATKDVLDMGSFEDKIASFGWHTQTINGNCQETVVEALEAAAKVTDRPKAIISQTKKGYGILPVLEEAGDTNYHGKPLSPELAEKALALLS, from the coding sequence GTGGCTGCTCAAGCAAATGCCTTATCAATGGAAGAATTGAAGGAAAAAGGAAAAGTCCTTCGCCGTCTGATCATCAAAATGACGACCGAAGCTGGCAGTGGACACCCCAGCAGCAGTCTGTCTGCCGTCGAAGTGGTGAACGCACTCTGGTTTGGCGGGTTCATGAAATACGATCCACAGAACCCCACCTGGGAAGCCCGCGATCGCTTCATTCTGAGCAAAGGTCACGCGGTTCCCGTGTTGTACGCCGCCATGGCGGAAGCCGGTTACTTCTCCACTGATGATGTCATGACGCTCCGTAAACTGGGCAGCCCCTTCGAAGGTCACCCCAACATGAAGCGTCTGCCCGGGATTGAAGCCTCCACCGGCTCACTGGGTCAGGGACTCTCACTGGGTATCGGCCAGGCCCTCGGTGCTCGTTTGAATAAAAACGGTGCCAACGTCTTCGTTGTTATCGGCGATGGCGAAATGGGTGAAGGTCAGGTCTGGGAAGCACTCGCAGCTGCTGAGAAATACAAGCTCGGAAACCTGACCGCGATTATCGATCAGAACGGTTACCAGCAGACCGGTGCCACGAAAGACGTTCTGGATATGGGATCTTTCGAAGATAAGATTGCCTCCTTCGGCTGGCACACCCAGACCATCAACGGTAACTGCCAGGAAACGGTAGTCGAAGCACTGGAAGCAGCCGCTAAAGTCACCGATCGGCCCAAGGCTATTATTTCACAGACCAAAAAAGGGTATGGCATCCTGCCGGTTCTTGAAGAAGCCGGCGATACCAACTACCACGGCAAGCCGCTCTCTCCCGAACTGGCAGAAAAAGCACTCGCCTTGCTCAGTTAG
- a CDS encoding transketolase family protein translates to MYLGELSGLKIGQATRDAFGDALKDLGDQFSTVVTVDGDVGNSTRTEVFAKAYPERAFNVGIAESNMVSVAGGLASTGHIPVVASFAAFLMCNAYDQIRMSIAFPSMNVKMVGTHAGISIGEDGPSQMGIEDVSLACSLPGVVVMVTADAFSTKAATKAMLEHEGPVYLRLGRPNVSEIYKDGDSFEIGKANTVREGDDVTIIANGLMVAGAMDAATKLAEEGVSARVIDMHTIKPLDTDAIAKAARETGRIVVAEEHLAHGGLGSAVAMAVSQIDPVPMAFVNVGDCFAESGDPQGLLDKYGLTADAIVEAVKKVK, encoded by the coding sequence ATGTATTTAGGTGAACTTAGCGGATTGAAAATCGGACAGGCCACCCGCGATGCGTTTGGCGATGCATTGAAAGATCTGGGTGACCAGTTTTCGACTGTCGTTACCGTTGACGGTGACGTAGGAAACTCGACTCGTACCGAAGTCTTCGCCAAGGCATACCCCGAACGTGCCTTCAACGTCGGGATCGCAGAAAGCAACATGGTCAGCGTGGCCGGTGGTCTGGCCTCAACCGGTCATATCCCCGTCGTCGCCAGCTTTGCCGCATTTCTGATGTGCAACGCTTACGACCAGATCAGAATGTCGATCGCGTTCCCGAGCATGAACGTCAAAATGGTTGGTACTCACGCCGGGATTTCGATCGGTGAAGATGGTCCTTCACAGATGGGTATCGAAGACGTCTCCCTGGCCTGCAGTCTGCCCGGCGTTGTTGTGATGGTAACTGCTGATGCCTTTTCCACCAAAGCCGCAACCAAAGCCATGCTGGAGCACGAAGGACCTGTCTACCTGCGTCTGGGACGTCCCAACGTTTCTGAAATCTACAAAGATGGTGACAGCTTTGAAATCGGTAAAGCCAATACCGTTCGTGAAGGTGACGATGTTACCATCATCGCTAACGGCCTGATGGTCGCCGGTGCGATGGACGCTGCCACCAAGCTGGCTGAAGAAGGTGTCAGTGCTCGCGTCATCGACATGCACACCATCAAGCCGCTGGACACGGACGCGATTGCCAAAGCAGCCCGTGAAACAGGTCGGATTGTGGTCGCTGAAGAACACCTGGCACACGGCGGACTGGGATCTGCTGTCGCCATGGCTGTCTCACAGATCGATCCGGTCCCCATGGCATTCGTTAACGTCGGCGACTGCTTCGCTGAGAGTGGCGATCCTCAGGGACTGCTCGACAAGTACGGTCTGACTGCTGATGCGATCGTTGAAGCTGTCAAAAAAGTGAAATAA
- a CDS encoding GNAT family N-acetyltransferase, whose translation MTEFRAFHNTDPPQLLKLWHSAGLGRGAAECLTNDAFEVLIFSQPYFDPEGLIVAVEDGAIVGFVLAGFGPNQELSALSFSEGVICAVIVHPEFRRRGIGRELVRRAEEYLLAKGATQITAGPSGLLSPYLVGLYGGTRPSGFLLSDPLAAPFFESLGYEAIGSTRIYQRDLLGQKPPIKFHLVNLRRKMQLEISDDYQAPNWWWLTRLGRLETLHFELVPKSGYDAMASATVVGLDLYIPKWEERVIGLTDVYVKESERGKGYGQSLLLEIGRRLQDELITKLELHVAETNAVAWHVAEAVGYYQVDTGIVYQRVSR comes from the coding sequence GTGACTGAGTTTCGCGCCTTCCACAACACTGACCCGCCGCAGCTGCTGAAACTCTGGCATTCTGCAGGATTAGGGAGAGGTGCCGCAGAATGTCTCACGAACGACGCATTCGAAGTTCTCATCTTTTCCCAGCCCTACTTTGACCCGGAAGGGTTGATCGTCGCCGTGGAAGATGGTGCGATCGTTGGTTTCGTACTGGCTGGCTTCGGTCCTAATCAGGAACTCTCGGCCCTCAGTTTCTCTGAAGGCGTCATCTGTGCCGTCATTGTGCATCCGGAATTCCGACGTCGAGGCATTGGTCGCGAACTGGTCCGTCGGGCAGAGGAATACCTGCTCGCAAAAGGCGCCACGCAAATCACCGCCGGACCCTCCGGACTGCTCTCTCCTTACCTGGTCGGCCTGTATGGCGGGACCCGCCCTTCTGGGTTTCTGCTCTCCGATCCCCTGGCGGCTCCTTTTTTTGAAAGCCTCGGCTACGAAGCCATTGGCTCTACGCGCATCTATCAGCGTGATCTGCTCGGTCAGAAACCGCCGATTAAATTTCACCTCGTGAACCTCCGCCGAAAAATGCAGCTGGAAATCTCCGATGATTACCAGGCTCCCAACTGGTGGTGGCTGACACGTCTGGGACGTCTCGAAACGCTGCATTTCGAACTTGTGCCCAAATCCGGCTATGATGCCATGGCCTCGGCGACCGTCGTGGGACTGGACCTCTATATTCCCAAATGGGAAGAACGCGTGATCGGTCTCACCGATGTCTACGTGAAAGAATCAGAACGGGGCAAAGGCTACGGGCAGTCACTCCTGCTGGAAATTGGCCGTCGACTTCAGGACGAGCTGATCACCAAGCTTGAACTGCACGTTGCCGAAACCAACGCGGTTGCCTGGCACGTTGCAGAAGCGGTGGGTTACTACCAGGTGGATACTGGTATTGTATATCAGCGCGTTTCTCGTTAG
- a CDS encoding ornithine cyclodeaminase family protein, whose protein sequence is MAALYISEDDVRSLMDMEKSILITHKVFKEIASGRVMNAPRQRVRAPGVMLHTMSAANEYLNYVGWKAYTTTRESARFHVAIYDQESGEMRALIEADFLGQLRTGAASAVATEFMARPDSKVVGLFGSGLQARTQLQAICMTRKIEFVQVYSRNYENCSRFAEEMTELCDVEVSACHSPDETAAEKDIVICATTAKAPLFDGRVLDEGTHLNVVGSNHRSRREIDRTTIKRADVIVCDDIEQCKIEAGDFMQPVDEGITDWRLMHNLSEIVAERETGRATDDQVTLFKSVGIAAEDVAMGVQVYEYALEEGLGVDLPF, encoded by the coding sequence ATGGCGGCTCTCTATATCTCCGAAGACGATGTCCGTTCCCTGATGGACATGGAGAAATCCATTCTCATCACGCACAAGGTTTTCAAAGAAATCGCAAGCGGGCGAGTGATGAATGCCCCTCGACAACGGGTGCGGGCACCAGGTGTCATGCTGCATACCATGTCTGCCGCCAATGAATACCTGAACTACGTCGGCTGGAAAGCATACACCACCACCAGAGAGTCAGCCCGCTTTCACGTGGCGATCTACGATCAGGAATCGGGTGAGATGCGCGCCTTGATCGAAGCGGATTTTCTCGGCCAGCTGCGCACCGGCGCAGCCAGTGCTGTCGCTACCGAATTCATGGCTCGCCCGGATTCCAAGGTGGTCGGCCTGTTTGGTTCCGGACTGCAGGCACGCACTCAATTGCAGGCCATCTGTATGACCCGCAAGATAGAATTCGTGCAGGTCTATTCGCGCAATTACGAAAACTGCAGCCGCTTCGCTGAAGAAATGACCGAACTCTGCGATGTCGAAGTCAGTGCCTGCCATTCCCCCGACGAGACGGCAGCCGAAAAAGACATTGTGATTTGCGCCACCACCGCCAAGGCTCCCCTCTTTGATGGACGGGTTCTGGATGAAGGGACGCATTTGAATGTCGTCGGTTCAAATCACCGCAGCCGTCGCGAAATTGATCGCACCACGATTAAACGGGCCGATGTGATCGTCTGTGACGACATCGAACAGTGTAAGATCGAAGCCGGCGACTTCATGCAGCCGGTTGACGAAGGAATCACGGACTGGCGGCTGATGCACAATCTCTCAGAGATCGTCGCCGAACGCGAAACCGGACGGGCTACCGACGATCAGGTGACTCTATTCAAGTCGGTAGGCATTGCAGCCGAAGATGTCGCGATGGGCGTTCAGGTTTATGAATATGCACTGGAAGAAGGGCTTGGCGTCGATCTGCCGTTCTAA
- the mazG gene encoding nucleoside triphosphate pyrophosphohydrolase: protein MTDSVPPARSENTQGSSAPLPGTPPDYSILTPAFEKLCDVIARLRSPEGCPWDRAQTLETIKPYTLEETYELLEAIDSGNDQHIIEELGDLLLQIVLDSQIAADEGRFDLTHVVDRLTRKMIERHPHVFGDVSAETPDEVRKNWDQIKDQEKQRRSIFDGLPEALPALARASRVAEKAAKVGYDFPHRDMLFDKLREEIQELADELFHDGRLPETPATVEAEVIADQELDDPELQARVEGELGDILFVVANIARRWKINPEEALRKSNRKFQVRVQKIEQALETEGRSIQEATLQEMEAIYQAVKQQERAQR, encoded by the coding sequence ATGACAGATTCTGTCCCCCCAGCCCGATCCGAGAACACTCAGGGTAGCTCCGCTCCCCTGCCGGGTACTCCTCCCGATTATAGCATTCTAACCCCCGCCTTTGAAAAGCTTTGCGACGTGATTGCCCGACTGCGATCGCCGGAAGGCTGCCCCTGGGACCGGGCACAGACGCTGGAAACGATCAAACCTTATACCCTCGAGGAGACCTACGAACTGCTGGAAGCCATCGATTCGGGCAACGATCAGCATATCATCGAAGAACTCGGGGACCTGCTGCTGCAGATTGTGCTCGACTCACAGATCGCGGCGGACGAAGGTCGCTTTGATTTAACTCATGTGGTTGACCGCCTGACCCGCAAGATGATTGAACGTCATCCGCATGTGTTCGGTGATGTGAGTGCGGAAACGCCGGATGAAGTCCGCAAAAACTGGGACCAGATCAAAGACCAGGAAAAACAGCGGCGCTCGATCTTTGATGGCCTGCCCGAGGCACTGCCGGCTTTGGCTCGTGCATCGCGGGTCGCGGAAAAAGCGGCCAAGGTGGGTTATGATTTTCCTCACCGCGACATGCTGTTTGATAAGCTGCGGGAAGAAATCCAGGAACTGGCCGACGAACTGTTTCATGATGGACGACTGCCTGAAACACCTGCCACCGTGGAAGCCGAAGTCATTGCGGACCAGGAACTGGACGATCCGGAGCTGCAGGCCCGGGTGGAAGGCGAACTGGGAGACATCCTGTTTGTGGTCGCGAACATTGCCCGTCGCTGGAAGATCAACCCGGAAGAAGCCCTGCGAAAAAGTAACCGTAAGTTCCAGGTGCGGGTCCAGAAAATCGAACAGGCCCTGGAAACGGAAGGCCGCTCAATCCAGGAAGCGACTTTGCAGGAGATGGAAGCCATCTACCAGGCAGTCAAACAGCAGGAACGAGCACAGCGCTGA